The window ACGATTATCTCTAGATTGATCATCCATACCTACCATTGATGCAGTACTTTGTGTTAATTGACTCGCAACACCCCCAAGACCTAACATCATAGTTCCAAATAACGTTTCAACAATAATGGGAGCATAATCAAGTATTTTGACTATCATCATTGATGCAAAAACTGCTGCCATCAAAGACGTAAAGCCAAATGGTAATCCAAAAAAGCTTCCACCATATTCTGTATCTGGCACAAGCTCTGGCCCAGCAAAACCTGCATCATAAGATGCAGCTGTATATTGATTCCATAACGGTATTTTTGGTAAGAAATCTACATTTGGGATTTGCAAACATAGTACAGTTTGTGTACAAATAGAAAATGAAAAAACCTGCGCTATAATGGCAATAACTACTTGACTTAAAACAGATACAGAAAGAAAAACAATAGCAGGTTGCATGATAGTACTCATCATGATTTTAATCCATTGATCGAACATTTTTTTCGTATATTTAAATAAAAGAAATGAAAAAAACAGCGGTGCTATAGATATCAACATTGCAACCAATACCATCGATGTTAAATAAATAAACGTAGATCTTATACAGCAGACAAATAAATCCCTAATCATTGCAATTATTATAAGACATGCAAACCATCCAAGTGGTCCTGTCGCAAAAATCGCAATAATTTGCAGCCAAGTTTCCCCAACAAAGAATCTACCCAACAAAGAATCAAACAGACTAAATACGTTAACTGATTCAACCTGATTAATAGCATCATAAGTAAATGTTTTCACTAAATTGTCCATTCCCACGACGAAAAAAGCAAAGAAATTGTTATAGAGTATATTCCAACTATTCTCACTGAACATTATCATTACAGCTATCATTTTGAACATTAAGATAATGAATTCAGATTGAGTGTGTTTAATAGAACCCATAAGGAAAAATAAGCCTGTTATTGTTAATGATAATGTCATAAGAACAATGACAGTTTGAGAGAAATTACGTATTAAGTTTTGATAAATCCACCCAACTGGCCCTTCAGAGCCTATCCACATAATATCGCTATTATCATTGAAATTAACCTCTCCATAAATTATCTTAACAACGGAGTTTCGTATCTTGATCAGAAAATTAGAAATGATAGTAGGAAAAGTACGGGGCAATTTAGCTCGCACCATATAATTACCGCTAACGTTATCATTTCCAGAAAGGCCTACTTTATATTCCAAAGTACCAGTTTTTCCATGACTTTTACCCATATCAACGAAAGCTGCATTTGTTCCTTCAAAATCCACTTTATGCCATGTACTCACAGAGCCGCTAGGGCTTTTTAGTCTATAGAACAACCCTGAATCTGGGCTTTGACAATCCATTGTTAGACGCACTTTATAAGGAGAAGCATTTTGCAATTTATATGAGCCTCCAGAACCCACAGTTACAGGACCGATCATTAATCCTGTAAGATTACTAATACCACTTACACCCACTACGGGGAATGTCTTACGCGGAAAGTCTCCTAAAGAAGCATTAGGAATAATAGATTCAACAGTTACCATGCCTGAGTAATTTACTTGATTACTGTACAAATTAACCAGACAATCATCCGTAGTCATAGACATCTTCACAGAACTTAGATCTCCTCCAGAAATACTACTAGGATCTGATACGGTAAGACCGCATATTGCGCTACAGAAGCTGCTGTTAATGTACCGGAAAGATAATTGTTTCATTGGTAAATACAAAGCGCAGGCATAATCTTTTTTCAGACGATCTCCAGTACTATCGCTTCCACTAGAAACAAACCCTAAACTTTCACAAGTTTGATTAACGCCTCCATTACGAGCGGCATTACATACATTCTCTATCATTTTTTTATATTCATCCATATAATCTGCAGATCCAAATTCATTTGAAAAAGCTGTCATTGCATTGGATTGTGTAGTTTGATGTTCTGCATCCATAATAGAAAAAACATAGGCTTCGCCCTTTGATAATTCATTCTCTGCTATTAATTGCACATTATTATTAAATATATCGTCCAAGTTAGTTCCAGAAGAATTACCATTGGGGCCATAATCTATGGTAAATGTAGTTCCAGCCTTACTTTTACATTGCTCTTTAGAATTAAAGTAATATTTGCCAATTAAACCCATATTTGTTTCACAAACACTTTCATTAAATAACTCCTCTCTATAAGGAGCCAGAGAAAGCGTTCCACTTCTACCAGCTTCCAAAGTCACACCTTTGATTAACTGATCATATTCATACACATATGGGTCACACAATTGTATTTCATTGGAAACAAAACGCACTTCAACACTTCCAGGATTATCACTGGGAATAACTATTGTTCCCGTTATTCCATCAGGATTTTGCCCTCCTGCAAAATCTTCCACTTGAATTGTGTCATAATAAAAGGTATTACTCATGTAATCTGCATCTATACACGGCCCACATGCAGAAAGTAGAAAAAGGGTAAATATAGGTAAAATATATCTCAAGATAAAACGAGATTTCATAAGCACATAATTCTTCCGCAAGACCTATAAAATTACAAGATTAACCATGTAAATCGCCAGATATGATAACAAAGAATGATGTCAAAATTATTGCTAATAAATTCAATCGTGATATCTTTAGTGAATTGGAATTATTATAATTTGATATTCCAATTGAAATGCCCCTCCAAATTACTGTTCTTTTATCATGGTCTATTATTCCTTGGAGTCTGTCTATCTTTGGCTTCAGTTCCACTAGGTCTTTGTGCAGCTTGATATCTTGCTTGTACTGTTTCACGTGCTCTTTTTGTTGCAGTAGCAATAGCAGCTCTTCCTTTCATACCTTGTGCTAATCCAGTTTTTATAGTGTCATGTGGTGACCCTGAGACACTTGTAAGGTCTGATCTAAAGCTACCTACTAATTCTCCAGTCAAGGTTCCAACTACAACAGTGAAATGATAGAAAAGGAATATCATTATGCACATCTGCAGCATTGCAAACAGCAAAGCGGGGAAATTTGCAAATAATTCGCAAGTAGTAAAACCACCTAACCAAGTAATATTAACTCCACACTTACGCTTGATAAG is drawn from Anaplasmataceae bacterium AB001_6 and contains these coding sequences:
- a CDS encoding type IV secretion system protein; the protein is MKSRFILRYILPIFTLFLLSACGPCIDADYMSNTFYYDTIQVEDFAGGQNPDGITGTIVIPSDNPGSVEVRFVSNEIQLCDPYVYEYDQLIKGVTLEAGRSGTLSLAPYREELFNESVCETNMGLIGKYYFNSKEQCKSKAGTTFTIDYGPNGNSSGTNLDDIFNNNVQLIAENELSKGEAYVFSIMDAEHQTTQSNAMTAFSNEFGSADYMDEYKKMIENVCNAARNGGVNQTCESLGFVSSGSDSTGDRLKKDYACALYLPMKQLSFRYINSSFCSAICGLTVSDPSSISGGDLSSVKMSMTTDDCLVNLYSNQVNYSGMVTVESIIPNASLGDFPRKTFPVVGVSGISNLTGLMIGPVTVGSGGSYKLQNASPYKVRLTMDCQSPDSGLFYRLKSPSGSVSTWHKVDFEGTNAAFVDMGKSHGKTGTLEYKVGLSGNDNVSGNYMVRAKLPRTFPTIISNFLIKIRNSVVKIIYGEVNFNDNSDIMWIGSEGPVGWIYQNLIRNFSQTVIVLMTLSLTITGLFFLMGSIKHTQSEFIILMFKMIAVMIMFSENSWNILYNNFFAFFVVGMDNLVKTFTYDAINQVESVNVFSLFDSLLGRFFVGETWLQIIAIFATGPLGWFACLIIIAMIRDLFVCCIRSTFIYLTSMVLVAMLISIAPLFFSFLLFKYTKKMFDQWIKIMMSTIMQPAIVFLSVSVLSQVVIAIIAQVFSFSICTQTVLCLQIPNVDFLPKIPLWNQYTAASYDAGFAGPELVPDTEYGGSFFGLPFGFTSLMAAVFASMMIVKILDYAPIIVETLFGTMMLGLGGVASQLTQSTASMVGMDDQSRDNRADKQHRKKLDADQMDIAKHDSKIRDTKESGGRESNTNRN